Proteins encoded within one genomic window of Haloferax volcanii DS2:
- a CDS encoding DUF7567 family protein, whose protein sequence is MSLERVCRHDEALFEFLWCPVCGTEAFTHIPFEGVFCTECNTSVTCREAPESRGYDEAVIITFDATTTWNLHVDEKLRRPLPDDEAQVKILGAPGDYHVDWWAPTTTEDWTPVERNEFADDSEPEEVSHLA, encoded by the coding sequence ATGAGTCTTGAGCGTGTGTGCCGCCACGACGAGGCGCTGTTCGAGTTTTTGTGGTGTCCGGTGTGTGGCACGGAAGCGTTCACGCACATTCCGTTTGAGGGAGTGTTCTGCACAGAGTGCAATACCAGCGTGACGTGCCGTGAGGCGCCTGAGTCGCGTGGCTACGATGAGGCGGTCATCATCACATTCGACGCGACGACGACGTGGAATCTCCACGTCGACGAGAAACTTCGCCGGCCACTTCCCGACGACGAAGCACAAGTTAAGATTCTCGGTGCTCCGGGTGACTACCACGTCGATTGGTGGGCACCAACCACGACTGAAGACTGGACGCCAGTCGAGCGCAACGAGTTCGCTGACGACTCCGAACCCGAGGAGGTATCGCATCTCGCATAG